One genomic window of Desulfolucanica intricata includes the following:
- a CDS encoding DNA topoisomerase III: MGKKVLIIAEKPSVARDLARVLGKFNRCDGYFENEQYIVTWALGHLVTLVEPEDYDPIYKKWLIKTLPIIPDKFWLKANSSTLKQYKTIKKLANRSDVEQLINACDAGREGELIFRYIYRSIGCKKNFKRLWLSETTTEAVIKGFQSLRPGHEFDRLGYAAEARSRADWLIGINATRAFSVRHASLLSVGRVQTPTLAIIVNREREIRNFVVEDYWELFCTFQKENGQKYMGKWFNLEQEHFFKLKEAMAIKNKVEEQHANIVSIDQKDILEKAPLLFNLNDLQKEANKKFGFSAAKTLAVAQVLYETKKLITYPRTDSRYLTNELSKTIPQRLRALAGLDEYSWFISFIGKNNLSKRYINNSKVTDHTALIPTNVKPKLESLSSDEYKIYDMVVRRFLAAFFPPARYEQTRVVTEAAEETFITRGRVELDKGWKVVYEPVQEIKENDSEVIVPSLKKGETLQVVETEIQEKKTRPPKRFTEAGLLTVMEGAGRLLDDADLKEAMRGSGLGTPATRAAIIERLLKVKYIERKKRTLVPTSKGETLIDLVPELIKSPEMTARWEKALADIEEGNLEPGKFMDGIIEQTKKVVDLARKQETSTQVGNSAASNVESLGKCPLCGMAVVEYQRSYGCSGFRQGCQFVIWKKIAGKKITINQARILLEKGNTKKLKGFSSKSGKKFEAALVLKDGKVVFDFK; the protein is encoded by the coding sequence ATGGGTAAGAAAGTGTTAATTATAGCTGAGAAACCATCTGTTGCCCGGGACTTGGCCCGGGTTTTAGGTAAATTTAATAGGTGTGACGGTTATTTCGAAAATGAACAATATATAGTTACCTGGGCTCTTGGGCACCTTGTAACACTGGTTGAACCTGAAGATTATGATCCTATATACAAGAAGTGGCTTATAAAAACACTTCCTATCATACCGGATAAGTTTTGGTTGAAAGCTAACAGTTCGACGCTGAAGCAATATAAAACAATAAAGAAACTAGCCAACCGTTCCGATGTAGAACAGCTAATTAATGCCTGTGATGCCGGGCGGGAGGGGGAATTGATTTTTCGATATATTTATCGTTCAATAGGTTGTAAAAAGAATTTTAAACGTCTCTGGTTGTCTGAGACTACAACGGAAGCAGTAATAAAGGGTTTTCAAAGCTTAAGGCCGGGGCATGAATTTGATCGACTTGGGTACGCTGCAGAAGCTCGCAGCCGGGCCGACTGGTTAATCGGAATTAATGCTACCAGGGCTTTTTCAGTACGTCATGCCAGTTTACTTTCTGTTGGTCGGGTACAAACACCAACTTTGGCTATAATTGTTAACCGGGAACGCGAAATAAGAAATTTTGTTGTCGAGGATTACTGGGAGTTGTTTTGTACCTTTCAAAAAGAGAACGGCCAAAAATACATGGGAAAGTGGTTTAATCTTGAACAAGAGCATTTCTTTAAGTTGAAAGAAGCTATGGCCATAAAAAATAAAGTTGAAGAACAACATGCCAATATAGTTTCTATTGATCAAAAAGATATATTAGAAAAGGCTCCACTTTTGTTTAATTTAAATGATTTGCAAAAGGAAGCTAATAAGAAATTCGGGTTTTCGGCAGCAAAAACTCTGGCTGTAGCACAAGTTTTATATGAAACAAAAAAATTAATTACCTATCCACGTACCGACAGTCGCTATTTAACAAATGAGTTATCTAAGACAATACCGCAGCGGCTTAGAGCCCTAGCCGGTCTTGATGAATATTCATGGTTTATATCTTTTATTGGAAAAAATAATTTAAGCAAGCGATATATTAACAACAGCAAGGTTACAGACCATACCGCACTGATTCCCACAAACGTAAAACCGAAGCTTGAAAGTTTAAGCTCGGATGAATATAAGATTTATGATATGGTGGTACGCCGTTTTTTGGCTGCTTTTTTTCCTCCTGCCCGCTATGAGCAAACTCGGGTAGTGACGGAGGCCGCTGAGGAAACCTTTATTACCCGGGGGCGGGTGGAGCTTGATAAAGGGTGGAAAGTAGTCTATGAACCTGTGCAGGAAATAAAAGAAAATGACAGTGAGGTAATTGTCCCCTCTTTGAAAAAGGGAGAGACGCTACAAGTGGTAGAAACTGAAATTCAAGAAAAGAAGACCAGACCACCTAAAAGGTTTACTGAAGCTGGATTATTAACTGTAATGGAAGGTGCAGGGCGTTTACTAGATGATGCGGATTTGAAAGAGGCAATGCGGGGAAGTGGTTTGGGTACACCGGCTACCAGGGCGGCGATTATAGAACGGTTATTAAAGGTTAAGTATATCGAGCGTAAAAAGAGAACTCTAGTACCTACTTCTAAAGGAGAAACTCTGATAGATTTAGTGCCGGAACTAATTAAAAGTCCGGAAATGACTGCACGTTGGGAAAAGGCTTTGGCTGATATTGAAGAGGGTAATTTAGAGCCCGGAAAATTCATGGATGGTATTATTGAACAAACCAAGAAGGTTGTAGACTTAGCCCGGAAACAGGAAACAAGTACACAAGTTGGTAATAGCGCGGCATCTAACGTAGAGTCTTTGGGGAAATGTCCCTTGTGTGGTATGGCAGTAGTGGAATATCAAAGAAGTTATGGCTGTAGTGGGTTTAGGCAGGGATGTCAATTTGTTATCTGGAAAAAAATAGCCGGTAAAAAAATTACTATCAACCAGGCGCGTATTCTTTTAGAGAAAGGAAATACTAAAAAGCTAAAGGGCTTTAGTTCTAAGAGTGGTAAAAAATTTGAGGCTGCTTTGGTGTTGAAGGATGGTAAAGTAGTATTTGATTTTAAATAA
- the cooS gene encoding anaerobic carbon-monoxide dehydrogenase catalytic subunit: MVERVIERDGTKVSIHPSIREMYEYIHEEGLSNVWDRYDPQAKIRCNFCVEGVSCQLCTNGPCRISDKVGADLGVCGIDRNAMAMRDMLLRNVMGTSTYAHHAYNAFRTLKSTAEGKTPYTITDVDKLMSFAEQVGIDRSGSKEDVAIRLADFLIAQLSHHYDNPSTMVEKFAPEPRKKAWRDMAIYPAGVLHEIKDATASCLTNVDGDHVSMARKALRLGIACIYSAQIGLEMVQDILFGTPMPHEVETDLGIMDPDYVNIVFNGHEPWTGVATIMAAKNPENQEKARAAGAKGIKVIGSIETGQEILQRFPIDEVFGGLTGNWLAIEPLLATGTVDVFAMDENCSPPNLMPYAEKFQVTLVSVNDLVRIPGVEINYDYKPPEVASVAEKLIDLGIENFKKRKERNIPAKVPGRKQKAVAGFSTEAVVKALGGKLDPLVDVIKANKIKGVVAIVNCTTLANGPHDYMTVNLAKELIKRDILVIAGGCGNHGLEVAGLAAPEAAEMAGEGLKEVCKGLGIPPVLPFGTCTDTGRISMLVTALANFLQVDPADLPVAVSAPQYLEQKATIDGIFALAYGMYTHLSPAPPVTGGPELVQLLTEELPKLTGGRVALGDDPVKVAEGIEKHILERRAKLGI; the protein is encoded by the coding sequence ATGGTTGAAAGAGTGATTGAACGAGATGGAACCAAGGTAAGCATTCACCCTTCGATACGTGAAATGTACGAGTATATACATGAAGAAGGACTCTCAAATGTCTGGGATCGCTATGATCCCCAGGCGAAGATTCGCTGTAATTTCTGTGTGGAAGGGGTAAGCTGTCAGCTCTGTACAAACGGTCCGTGCCGAATATCAGACAAGGTCGGGGCAGATTTGGGTGTCTGCGGAATTGACCGCAATGCTATGGCCATGCGAGACATGTTGTTAAGAAATGTAATGGGCACCAGCACTTATGCCCACCATGCCTATAATGCTTTCCGTACTTTAAAATCAACTGCTGAGGGTAAAACTCCTTATACCATTACGGATGTAGATAAATTAATGAGCTTTGCTGAGCAGGTTGGAATTGATCGTTCAGGCAGCAAAGAAGATGTAGCTATTCGCCTGGCGGATTTTCTAATTGCCCAGCTCTCCCATCACTACGATAATCCCAGTACAATGGTAGAAAAATTTGCACCGGAACCCCGCAAAAAGGCTTGGCGTGACATGGCTATTTACCCGGCAGGGGTTTTACACGAAATCAAAGATGCAACAGCCAGCTGCCTGACCAATGTGGACGGTGACCACGTTTCCATGGCCCGCAAAGCCCTGCGCCTGGGAATTGCCTGTATTTACAGTGCTCAAATCGGTTTAGAAATGGTACAGGACATTTTATTCGGTACCCCTATGCCCCATGAAGTCGAAACGGACCTCGGGATTATGGATCCGGATTATGTAAATATAGTATTTAACGGGCATGAGCCCTGGACAGGTGTGGCCACCATCATGGCGGCTAAAAATCCGGAAAACCAGGAGAAAGCCAGAGCAGCCGGTGCCAAGGGAATTAAGGTAATTGGCAGCATTGAGACGGGACAGGAAATACTGCAACGGTTCCCCATAGATGAAGTTTTTGGGGGATTAACCGGCAACTGGCTAGCTATTGAACCTCTCCTAGCCACAGGAACCGTCGACGTATTTGCTATGGATGAAAACTGTTCCCCACCAAACCTGATGCCCTACGCAGAAAAATTTCAAGTCACTCTGGTATCGGTAAATGATTTGGTACGAATTCCCGGAGTTGAAATTAACTATGACTATAAGCCGCCCGAAGTAGCAAGCGTGGCTGAAAAACTAATTGATCTAGGAATAGAAAATTTTAAAAAACGTAAGGAGCGGAATATTCCGGCTAAAGTACCCGGACGCAAACAAAAGGCTGTAGCCGGTTTTTCCACCGAAGCTGTAGTCAAAGCCTTGGGTGGAAAGCTGGATCCGCTGGTAGATGTAATTAAAGCCAACAAAATAAAAGGAGTGGTAGCAATTGTTAACTGCACCACCCTGGCCAACGGCCCGCATGATTACATGACAGTAAACCTCGCCAAAGAATTAATTAAGCGAGATATCCTGGTGATAGCGGGAGGTTGCGGAAACCATGGACTGGAAGTAGCCGGCCTGGCTGCACCCGAAGCTGCAGAAATGGCCGGTGAGGGGCTTAAAGAAGTTTGTAAAGGACTTGGCATTCCCCCTGTACTGCCTTTCGGAACCTGCACTGATACCGGGCGAATATCTATGCTGGTAACCGCCCTTGCTAATTTTCTGCAGGTAGACCCTGCCGATTTACCGGTAGCAGTCAGTGCACCCCAATATCTTGAGCAAAAGGCAACAATTGACGGTATTTTTGCCCTTGCTTACGGCATGTACACACACCTGTCACCGGCTCCACCGGTAACCGGCGGGCCTGAATTAGTCCAACTTCTCACTGAAGAGTTGCCAAAACTTACCGGGGGCAGAGTTGCTCTCGGAGATGATCCGGTAAAGGTTGCTGAAGGCATAGAAAAACACATTTTAGAGCGTAGGGCTAAACTGGGTATATAA
- a CDS encoding metallophosphoesterase family protein: protein MRLLYLTDTHIRNNNPKNRIDNFPESLKVKLQEVIQLTNDLEIDYLLHGGDLFDVPWPPAESAKLAINFLEQVEVPMYVVSGNHDLVGQKLSTLDDTLLGYLAQRGLFRLLTPGDKVYLKKANFTLQLSGQHYYGNIDRNNQLRDYCVKKENCDVAVHMVHGMLLPKAFSPKVPATLIDQVGPRTEADFTLCGHAHLGYPTNEINGRYFINPGSISRMFALEREVIRTPQVVLLDFSGGKLDYQYIALKSARPGEEVLRF from the coding sequence ATGCGTTTATTATATTTAACAGATACACATATACGGAATAATAATCCGAAAAACCGGATAGATAATTTTCCGGAATCGCTTAAAGTTAAGCTGCAGGAAGTAATACAGTTAACAAACGATCTGGAAATCGATTATCTATTGCATGGCGGTGATTTATTTGATGTACCCTGGCCACCCGCGGAATCTGCCAAATTAGCTATTAATTTTCTGGAGCAGGTAGAGGTGCCGATGTATGTTGTTAGTGGAAATCATGATTTGGTTGGGCAGAAATTGTCCACACTGGATGATACTCTGCTCGGTTATTTAGCACAGCGGGGACTATTTAGACTGCTTACTCCCGGAGATAAGGTTTATCTAAAAAAAGCAAATTTTACCCTGCAGCTTTCCGGACAGCATTATTATGGTAATATTGACCGGAATAATCAGCTGCGTGATTATTGCGTTAAAAAAGAGAACTGTGATGTGGCGGTACATATGGTTCACGGTATGCTCTTACCTAAAGCATTCTCACCAAAGGTGCCTGCCACACTTATTGATCAAGTGGGTCCACGTACAGAGGCAGATTTTACTTTATGTGGACATGCTCATCTAGGGTATCCAACAAATGAAATCAACGGTAGATATTTCATCAATCCAGGATCGATATCCCGTATGTTTGCTTTGGAAAGGGAAGTAATACGTACCCCACAAGTTGTGCTCTTGGATTTTTCCGGAGGAAAGCTTGATTATCAATATATAGCATTAAAATCCGCCCGGCCCGGAGAAGAAGTATTACGTTTTTAA